Below is a window of Trichosurus vulpecula isolate mTriVul1 chromosome 4, mTriVul1.pri, whole genome shotgun sequence DNA.
ACTTCAGCACCTATACTTTGTCTTTAATCGTTTACATTTTTGCTATACCCTTCCCATAGAATCTAGAACTCCTTTATGACAGAGAGTATACCTAACAGTACTTGGGACATACATGTACCTTGTGGAGTATTTAGAATTCATATCAAACACCACATGCTCCAGGAAGAATTCTGTGTAATCCAGAGCCCCCTTACCCACCCTTGCCACCACTCACTGATTACTGTTACGTAGCTGCACGGAGCCAATGAACACAGCACTACATGCAGTGAGTagcgcaccagccctggagtcaggaggacctgagttcaaatccagcctcaaacacttgacatgcttactagctgtgtgacctcgggcaagtcacttaacaccaattgccctgacttcccccctcaaaacacaaaacaacacaGCGCAAAGCCTGCAGTcatgaagacctgacttcaaattcataAGTTaacagcaagtcactttaactttgTCTGCCAGTTCCCccaactgtaaaacggggataccattgtgaggatcaaatgagatatttgtgaaatgcttagcacaatgtctgggacatggtaggtccttaataaatgctattcccTTTGTTTATGCACTTACTGAAATACGAGGTTTCTATCCCATCTATGTGTTTATTTCATACATAGTCATGATGATGTTCCACTGGGGATATGAGAATCCTCAAGGCAGCAACCCTTTAAGCCAGATATAACCAAGTCTGGCATGAGTACCCTTAACTGCGTGCTGGTAAGGATGCACTACAACTAAAGTAAGTTAATTCATCCCCCTTCCTGTCCCATGCCTTCAAAATACATATTTGATATCTGATGATTAACTTTTCCCACTTGATTATTTCCTTTGTCTTCCCATGAATTCCCTTGTGCACAACGTCAGGTGATCAGGTTATGTTTGCTTCTATTAAGCATAAAATTCAATTCTATAATTACCAGTGTATTTATGTGCCCAGCAATATGGAGGCATGAAATTGATATTAAGATAGACCCTGCCTTTAGGAAACTtaaagatcacaaaaaagggacaCACAGTAATAGACAAGCATATGTGACGAAAGGTCAAATTGAGAGGAAAACACATAAAATGTCTAATATTCAGAGACCAATATGGAGCAGGTGGTTAAGAAGGAAGCAGGATCTGAGCTAGAGAGTGCAGTGTTGGGATGGAAGCTACATCACTGGGTTTTACCACTAACAGAAGGTAAACTCGAGTTTAAAAACTCAACTGTAGAAGGAAGATGTAGCTAGAAAAGTACTTTAGATGAAAAAAGACCTCtgagttttagtggactacaagttcATTGTGAATTATGGTGCTGGTGGATCCTAAAAACGCTAAAGCTGATCTTAGGCTCACTAACGTAAGCATAGTGTCTCAAATGGGCAGCTTTTGTCCACACTGTGCTCTTTCCCTGATCAGACTGGACAAGTATTCAGTCATGCATGGCACAATTTAAGAGGAACATTCACCAAGTATAGCATGTCCAGAAAAGGCGACCCGGATATTGTCTACAAATATCTAGAGAGTAGTCATGTAGCCCAAACCTAGGAGCcacatcaatcaacaaacatttacaaggTACTTGCTATGTACTATGCAatgtgtgctaaatgctgggaatataaagaaaggcaaattctgtcctgtcctcaagtagcttacattcaaattctaatgggaaagacaagatgtAAATAAAGATACAactgggggggagggtggtggtggcaTGAAAGCCCTTATACACatggtggcatttgagctggatCTTGGAGGAGGCCAGAAATTTTAAGATCTAACTATACATCTATGTAACCCGGGGGacagatgaacaaattatggtacacaTATGTTATAGAATACTATTATGGTGTGCTCTTACCAGTGTAGTGGCCAATTAGGATTTCAGAGGACTAACAAGGAAACATGCTAGACAGATGAAGGACTCAGTTCAGaatgagacaatttttttaaacacagccaatgtggaaatttgttttggttgactATACATGTTCAgtgatagattttatttttttgttttcagttggTGGCGGAGGATTGGGCTGGTAGGGTGAAAAGGCAGATCTTGGGCAATTAAAACAAGTAATTTAAAAATGGATTTGAACAGCggatagtgcagtagatagagtgctggacccaaagtcaggaagacatgagctcaGATCTGACCTTGGACCagagctgtgtgaacttggaaaGCTActcttttctcaactgtaaaatgaggacgtAATAGCTCCTGCCTTGgaaaggttattgtgaggatcaaacaagataatatttataagagtgcttagcacagtaccagatACagcagacactatataaatgcttattctcttctccttcctgtttGTGAAACTAAAAACTGGTCTCAACCAGTCATTTTGCAAAGTAATTTAGAACTATGGCCCCCCAAATTACTAAGTTGATTGATACCACTGACCTATAGGTAGCCCAAAGAGCAAAGAAAGtgcaaactattttttttagcagctctttttgtagtgacaaagaactggaaactaaggtgtccttcaattgaggaatggctgaagaaattattatatgaacataatggaatactgttttaCTGTAAGAAacgaaggggatggtttcagagaaagctAGGAGGATCTATACAAAGAGGTGAAGAGTGAAGAGATAGAATCtgcagaacaatttacacaataacaacactgtaaagggaaagacttaagaactcttatcAGTGAAATGACTTCAGAGAAGCCATGTTAAAACACGCACCCACACCCTGACAGACCCAGTGGagttgatgcagaatgaaatactTTCTGGACATGGATGATATATCAATTAGTTTTTCTTGACTGCTTATTTGTttacaagggtttttttcttttaatttttctatgcTTCCTCCCATTGAgctaaaagtatttttattaaaatgaaattaaaagagcagtttcaattgaatgaggCCAGAAGCCAGGTTGTAGTTTAGAAAGTACAGTTTAAATGGATTTTTGAAGGAGTTAAGAAATATGGGGGATGATAGGACCAAATGAGGCTTTTTAAAGAGGAAACTTGGGTTTGTTTGTAGACATCAGGGGAGAAGCCAGTAGATGGGACAGTTTGAATATGATAGTAGGGGAcgatctgctggagaaggaaagggatagGATCCAGGTTACATATTGGTCTTGTCAAGTGGAAGGGCTTCCTTTTCATCAGACTGTAGAAGATGGAGGAAGATTAAGGGagatgagaaggggagagaagaggaatttCTCAGCAAAAGACCTCAATCTTTTTGGTCAAGTATGAGGCAAGGTAAGATGGTTGGTGGAGGGAGTGCGGTAACAGGCAGGAAGAGATGTTTGGAACAGCCACCGTTGAGAGTGGAACAGAGCATCAATTAGGGAGAGAAGTGCTTCGATGCAATAAAGACCATTAACAATTTTGTGGAAAGTCAAACAAGCAGTTTTGTGACCTCCCTAGCTCTATTCGGCAGTATATAAGTAAAAGTAGCAGATGATGCTTGTAATCCAGGATTGGGAGTAGAGTATACACTGGCTCACCAAAGGGTTGAGATTGGTAAAGGATGACAGTGTACCCTCTGTTGGGGTGATGGTCTGGGAAAGTGAGGATAGAACAGGGTTGGGGTCATAAGATATAGATAGAGTAACGGATGGTCAGACAAGGGAATTAGGGGTTCATAATCATGAAATAGGTACATTcatgggtgatggcaagatcaaaggaaTGACTGAGTCTTGCTAAggtggaatggagagagaggtCCTGGAAATGAAACAGACCGAAGAACAAGAAGTAGGATATTTGAGGGAACATcaatatatattgtatatcaatatacacacatatgtatatagacagataaAATCCCCTAGTGGGAGGAGTTGGATTGAAGACTGTGAGCTAGACACTCAACTCATTAAGAGAATATATTGGAGAATTAGGAGAGTAAGCAGATAATTCAAGATCTATATTGTAAATCTGGATTTAGAAGGCTGCTGGGTCAAAGCGGCAGAGGGAATCAAGGAGTATTTTGACTATCTCATGAGGACCctaggggttggggtggggagaagacaaGGAGTACTCTGGGAAACACTGTTATCAGGAGAATCAGGTCTCAGTGAATGCCTAAGCATGGGAGGAAGATAAAGTGTCATTTACTCATCAGGCATTCCACAGGCAACATGAAAAGGGCAGGCAGATTTTGATTTGAACATTGCTGGGGTAGGAATGAATTGGATGGGAATGAAGAAGGGAGAGTTGAGGTTTGGGAAGGGCTTCAGCAGTAGAGTTTCTAGTAATACTGAAATAGGGAGAGTAAAAGGGGGGtgagaataatgaaaaatagatacGGAAGTTTGAACTTTACCTTGAGGGCAGTGGGGACACAGTTTCTTGAGGGCGATCTgattaaaatggaagagaaatctGACAGTACTGTCAGTGGTTTGGAGGAACCAAATAATGGGAGTTAGTGAGACCAGCCTGTAatgctattgcagtaatccaggcatgAATGGATTCAAGTGATTGAAAGGGGAACAGGAATGAAGAGATAGTATAAAACATGTGGAAGGAAAAATTGAAGACACTTGGTAACACAGAGGTTGTGCAAGTCAAAGTTTTGTGTTTGTGACTCGAACAACGGTGGTACCACTGACACAAAGGATAATATAATTGTAGGTGTTTTACCTTTGAGATTATGATTTCCCAAGAATAAGACTGGTGTCACTTCTTTCAGCACTCAGCATGCTCTTCTGAATACAGTGGGCAATAAAGATTTGTTAACTAATCCAACTTGTTTCTTAGTAGAAGTGGAGCTAATGGTACTTGAGCTCTATCTTTTCCTCTAccgtccttccctcccccccaccccctgaccACAACTCACATATAGCAGATCTCTGCTATTCAAGGCTTATCAACTAGGCACACTAATCCCAAACTCTAATACAGCCTTCTCAACTATGCAATTGAGAAGTTCCCTTCTGGTTAAAAGTAGAACAGATGTGTGCaaggaaaaggcaaaataaatattCCTTGTTCTCTTTCCAAACAATACAAcctaaaaagagggaaaagagggaaactGGCTTCTCAGATGGAAAAACCAAAAGGCAAAGCCATAAAACAAAAGGTAACATGAAGACTGGATTATCACTGGTCTTTTATCTGCTTAGCACCAATTATGGCATGTTCTCACTCGTGTATTTCTGGTCATCAGAAGCTCTGCATCTCTGGAATGCTAGAGAAGaaacatttcaaaaagaaaaacccatgcctggaatgtagagCTCATTGTGAAGGGCAAGTATTACGGAGCCTTAAAACTCCATCATTCTATGTCAATGGGAAGTCACTTTTGAAtcacccaccaaaaaaaaaaaaaggcagagtgCTCTGCATCCATGACCACCAAGGACAAGGTGCCTGGCTTGTCCCCATCCTTCTACTTCTCCACCAAAGGTTCTGAGCAGGTTCAACAGGTATATGATCCAAATCTACCCAAACTGTTTTGACTTGATTTTATACCTTGGCAGCCTTAGAAGGTGGACACAAAGGTAGACCCATTTTCCCCATACTGAAAGGGGCTGAATCATGACAGAATATGCTGTTTCCACAAATCACTGGTTTATTAGAAAGTTttctctcccctcattttacagcatatatatatatctatatatatatatatatatctatcttatGTGATAAAGTTAAATACAGACTGTTATGCTTGTAAGtagaatagttttttttaaaatcactattCTGGGAGTTTAAGAAAAACTGCCCCCACAAAAGCAGCAAGGCTGCTAGAATCCACGGGCTCCATCTACAAGCTAATGGTGAGCAGCATCAAAACATTAATACTGTATCATTCATACCATTTAAATATTTACAtcaacttaaagaaaaaaaaataagtccctTCACTTAAAACAGATGATTTCATTTTCCAGTGctattaattttaaaagcaatGTTTGTTATTTTAATGAGGAGAACAGATCAGGGTAAAAGCTCAAAGCTTTTGGTTTGTTTAGAACTTGTTCCTAGCTCTCAAAATGCTattttttgggggcagggagcaGGAGAAGAGTAGTGGTGAAAGGGCTGGAAAAAAGCAATAGGCACTCTTGGCCAAGAATACTAATTTCTCACCCTTTCAGGTAGCCATCCTGCCTGGTTCACACAATCAATGCTAGCTATGAAGGTTTGTTGGGTTGGGAAAGAGCCATCTTCATTATTAAAAGTAAAGAGTGAGGTGAGCTAAAGCCTCAGCACCAGCTCAGGCCAGTGTACGGTGTTAAGGCAAAAGCCTAGgtgagaggtggggaagggatgCTGAGGTAAAAACATTTTTGGTCaatgtctttaaaaagaaaaagatctcaTTTTATGTGAGTAGGACTAGTAACTCCTTTAATCAGGTGAAAGAAAGAGTACAGAAATATGCTCACctctcaaaaaggaaaaaaataactgacccTTCCCCAACTTCCTCCTCCaatctttctgcttcagtttaGAACCCAAAAGGCACAATTAGGAAAAAGTCAGAGGGACTGCAGTGCTAGGAAGGCTTTTGGGACTAGAACTGCAGTTATGTCAATAATGAGTAGCAGAAGCTTAATGAAATAATTACTCTGGACTTTCTCATGAAGATAGTGAAATTCCTAGCTCTTCAACTTCCCTATGCCTGCTGCCTTAGGGACCTGCCCCTTTGGAACATGACAGCTTAGCATATCATATCATTTGGCATCCCCGTAGATGAATGTCCCTCTGACACCTCCCACTGGCTGCCATCCATTAGCTCTTAGGAGTCCCAGTGTTGAGTACATATTTTACTGTAATTACTCAACATTTCTTCTCAgcgaaagaaaacccaaaaaacaaaaacaaaaaacgttaaatgattttccccttttgctttttttttttacattttatagtaCATAACTTCAAAAATACATGAGCTTGATAAAATATACATGCTTAGTCATTTTGCATCTAGCAGAaaacaaatttgtttttattttattttgttctcattTTGCAACCTTTAAAAGTGTCTTAATTAAACTACAGCAAACATATTTACACAAAGCCACCAGAACAAGGATCACTTAGAGTTGGCTGTAAAAAATATTATTGCAGTATACTACAAATATggaaccttttttcttttttttatatgagCTACAAAAAGCAGCATTTACGTTTACAGAGTTCAGTGCAAttctttacattaaaaaaaaaattcctataaaTTAAGAAGGAAACATCAACATGACAGAAGAAAGAATACCCTTTAGACACTCAAGCTCCTCTCTGGGGAAGCATACAGGGGACTCCATGTTCCACAACACCCAATTCATGACAGGATCTTCTTTTCTGGGCTGTGTAGATGACTCTCTTAGGGCGAGGGGCAGTGAGGAACGATTTTCTCTGTTTAGGTGAGGAGCGGATCTAACTATAGTTTGTTGTCCAAGTCAGATACCTCTTTCCCACCTCATAACTGGGACAATATGTCAGGTCACCATGGGATCAATCACCAAGGAACCCAACCCAAGGTAGCGATGCTTTTCAATCAAATGTCACCACTGCCCACTAGGGAAAATTCAGCTTGCCCCCTGGCACTGCTGACAGGGAATGGAGCAGCTGGGCCTATTATAAGTGCTCTAGTGACAACCCATTGGCTAGAACGGAGGAAATGCTAGTTGTAAATTTACAAGAGAGGGCAGAGGGGCGAAGACTAGGAAGGgaatggggtgggaggggtgtGAAGAAGAGTTAAGATTTTCAGTGGGGAGATGCTGTTACAAACCAAGTGGAACAACACTTGGAGATGTTCTTTGTGTTGAAAACACAAAGTGGTGGTGGGTGAGGCAGGGGTGggtgggagaagaaggggagagaagggggagggggggagatgagaaacaagaaagaaaaaatccctgATAGTAAGCCCAATGCAAACCTCATATCCCAAACCATTCCTGCAAGCCAAGACTCATTTCTTTGGCTGTCAAAAGAAAATTCCCCACCCCAACTTCCACTTACTGGTTCCAACGGCTCAGCCCCCTTCTCTGTGAGAGATTCAGGTGTCatcactcctcctctccccacttgtCCCTCCCCTTCTGCATCCACTCATGTACCATGGCTAGGTGGATGCTGCAGGTCCTGACCTGAGAAAATGGGGTGCAGTAGCGGGTGGAGGTGGAGAGCAGTGGCAGCTGCTGCAGCAGGGCGTGGGGCTAGAAGTGTGGGATAGAGAGCTGCATGAGGGACTGGGTGAAAGGTAAAAGGCCCTGGGTGGATGGCAGAAGCAGGAATGATGTGGATGGGATGACTGGCAAGAAAGGTGGCAGGGTGGCCAGGGATAATTGAGTGAGTGAGGTGAGACAAGGAGATGGGGGTCAGGTGGGGCTGGGGAATGTGGTGCACCTGGGCAAggggttggggatggggatgaGGGTGGATGCCGAtggcagcggcggcagcagcagcgtgGTGCTGCAGGATGGCATGCTGTACTGTGGTGATGGAAGTGGCTGAGGCTGTGGCAGGTTGCTGAATGTGGATAGGCTGGAGAGCAGGTGTTGCAGGGGCCAACGCTGCTGAGGCTGGGAAAGCCTTCACTTGCTTGGCCAGGAGCTGCTGCTGGATATGCTGCTGGGCTGCCTGCTGGAGTTTGCtatatttctccatctcttctggGGTGAAAGTGATGGGCTGACTCTCCAGGGGGGCCAGTGAGGCATCATCAGCTCCATCGGGGGACTCAACACTGGGTTCTCCACTTGGAGGTGCATAGCTGGAGAAGTGCTCCATGTCTGGGACTAAAGGGAGGGCACTGGATTCACTGGGCATGGACTGACTGGCCCCGTCCAGGTGCTCTAGGGCATCCCCATCATTGGGCTCAGGGAGGTAGTTGTGGGGTATGGCGGAATCCCCAGGATAGCAATTAGGGAGTGCCGGGGTGGTCATCAAAGAAGCTGTGGAGCGTTCAGCGGCGCCTTCTTCAGGCTTTGGCTCTTCAGGAAGTGGGTCTGATACGGGCCTTGCTGCATCCTCCGAAGGGCACTGGTGTCCGAATGGGGCCTCAATGATGCCCAGGGGCCCCTCCTCTGTCTCTGACTGTTCTTGTTCATCGCCCCGCTCCAAACCAGACTCTTCACATTTTTTGGTGTTTGGTTTGCGAGTGGCTGGGAGCTTCCCTATCAATGGGAGAACTGACTTATTGCCAAGGGAGGGTGGGAGCTTAGGCCCAAAGTAACCCTGTGGGGGATCCTTCAATTTGAGCCCTACCTTGTTTGGGATAACTAGTACCTCTTCACTTAGACTAGGCTTTCTCTCGACCTTCCTTGATTGAATCTTCTCTAATAAAAGCTTAGCAGTGACTGAATTCTTATCCTCTGGGCTGCAGTCACCATCAGACACCCTTGCTGGGCCAGTGCTATTCTGGGAAGGTGGCTCAGAACCTTTActgtcttcccctctcccatCTTTCTTTCCAGGCCCCTCAGATCGACCTGACCGGTAGTAGTGCGGGGACTGGGAGCGATAGATCTTAGAACGGATGAAATCCCTGCGACCTGATCGTCTCTCCTCAGGGCTCTCGTGACCTCTTGAGCCCTTTCTGGAATCCGATCTCTGGGAGGGGCTTCGGGTGCTGCGGCTACGGTCTCGGCTATAGCTCCGACTCCTCTGCCAGCTGCGGGCTGTGGCGCTCCGGCTTCTTCGTTTGCTCCGGCTGCGACTACAGCTGCTGCTTCGGCTCCGACTCCGGCCCCTGCTCCTGGACCTCGATCGCTCTCTGGTACGGCTCCGTGACCGGCTCCGTGACTGGCTACAGCTGAGGCTATAGTCATCCTCTGAGGATGAGTATTTGTGCCGCTTGGACCGGTGTTTTGAGCTAGCATAATCTGAGTCATCCTCTGAGTCATGAGAACGTTTTGAATGCCTTCGTGACCGGTCGCTGTAGTCACTATAGCTGTCATCTGAGTAGCTACGTTGCCGGCTATAGCAGCTCTGGTCCGTAGAAGCGTCTGAGCTGCTCGAATAGGACCGTCGGGATGAGCGGCGGGAAGAATGGCGCCGGCCAGACCGGGAACAGCTCCCGGAGCGTTCGCTGACAGAGTCGTCCTCATCGTCCtcgctgtcctgggatggagatTTCTGGTGCTGCCTGCGTGATGAAGCCGCATCGCTCTCTTCATCTCCACTGCTCGGCTGGCTGCTCCTTCGCTTAGCACCTGCTCTTCGCTGGCAGGCGGATGGAGGGGGGTCAGCTCGGTGCTTTTTGCCACCATGGTCCTGGGCATTGCTGCTGCCGCcacccccctcctctttcttgcTGCTATTCCCCTCATCAGCTGGAAGCGCTCTCCTCTGAGAATCTTCCTGTGTCCGCCGACGCCTCCTGGGGGGCGCAGGGCTGCCACTCCCTGGGGGCTCAGGTTTAGGTCCCCGCTCTGAGTCTGCAGGGGctgatgatttatttttcttccgtTTTCGCTTCTTGCGCTTCTTGGACTTCTCCCCAGACTCGGTTTTAGAGCCCTTGTCTTCAGGATCATCTTTGTGTTTTCGCTTATGTTTGCTGGactttttgtgtttcttcttcttcttctgtcggTGAGACTTGGCAGCCCGCTCTTTCCTGCTTAGGAGGCTCTTGCCTTTGTCCTCCACATCTTCTCCACAACTCTCCCCAGGGTCCTGCCTATGAAGGCTGCTACATGCTGACCCTGAGGGCACAGCATccattttctcccctgaactatGACCTGTATTCCCCCCTTCCTTGTTCTTATTTACATCTCCAGGATCAGAACACT
It encodes the following:
- the GPATCH8 gene encoding G patch domain-containing protein 8 isoform X1, which encodes MADRFSRFNEDRDFQGNHFDQYEEGHLEIEQASLDKPIESDNIGHRLLQKHGWKLGQGLGKSLQGRTDPIPIVVKYDVMGMGRMEMELDYAEDATERRRVLEVEKEDTEELRQKYKDYVDKEKAIAKALEDLRANFYCELCDKQYQKHQEFDNHINSYDHAHKQRLKDLKQREFARNVSSRSRKDEKKQEKALRRLHELAEQRKQAECALGSGPMFRPTTVAVDEEGDDDKDESAAGSGMGASAASGLSTEFTTDKGGPFISVQPSGTTGLGQAPILAPQAISFGIKNNLGTPLQKLGVSFSFAKKTPVKLESIASVFKDHAEEGSSEDSTKADEKGSDPGALQKAGDSDGSSNPEGKKEDEDAHEKDGGSLASTLSKLKKMRREDGAGAAEPEYYHYIPPAHCKVKPNFPFLLFMRASEQMEADHSTHPKSTPESKKNCSPKLKSCSKPALSQGAEKVVIENPMQQKETNVTESAELRGKAEAKEGQIDAGEQSGDSQQLVENQILVSSPFKEAAQTTPARKEGPEGPKHPTGPFFPVLSKDESTALQWPSELLIFTKTTPSISYSCNPLYFDFKLSRNKDARAKGIEKPKDPGGPSKEHFQCSDPGDVNKNKEGGNTGHSSGEKMDAVPSGSACSSLHRQDPGESCGEDVEDKGKSLLSRKERAAKSHRQKKKKKHKKSSKHKRKHKDDPEDKGSKTESGEKSKKRKKRKRKKNKSSAPADSERGPKPEPPGSGSPAPPRRRRRTQEDSQRRALPADEGNSSKKEEGGGGSSNAQDHGGKKHRADPPPSACQRRAGAKRRSSQPSSGDEESDAASSRRQHQKSPSQDSEDDEDDSVSERSGSCSRSGRRHSSRRSSRRSYSSSSDASTDQSCYSRQRSYSDDSYSDYSDRSRRHSKRSHDSEDDSDYASSKHRSKRHKYSSSEDDYSLSCSQSRSRSRSRTRERSRSRSRGRSRSRSSSCSRSRSKRRSRSATARSWQRSRSYSRDRSRSTRSPSQRSDSRKGSRGHESPEERRSGRRDFIRSKIYRSQSPHYYRSGRSEGPGKKDGRGEDSKGSEPPSQNSTGPARVSDGDCSPEDKNSVTAKLLLEKIQSRKVERKPSLSEEVLVIPNKVGLKLKDPPQGYFGPKLPPSLGNKSVLPLIGKLPATRKPNTKKCEESGLERGDEQEQSETEEGPLGIIEAPFGHQCPSEDAARPVSDPLPEEPKPEEGAAERSTASLMTTPALPNCYPGDSAIPHNYLPEPNDGDALEHLDGASQSMPSESSALPLVPDMEHFSSYAPPSGEPSVESPDGADDASLAPLESQPITFTPEEMEKYSKLQQAAQQHIQQQLLAKQVKAFPASAALAPATPALQPIHIQQPATASATSITTVQHAILQHHAAAAAAAIGIHPHPHPQPLAQVHHIPQPHLTPISLSHLTHSIIPGHPATFLASHPIHIIPASAIHPGPFTFHPVPHAALYPTLLAPRPAAAAATALHLHPLLHPIFSGQDLQHPPSHGT
- the GPATCH8 gene encoding G patch domain-containing protein 8 isoform X2 → MGMGRMEMELDYAEDATERRRVLEVEKEDTEELRQKYKDYVDKEKAIAKALEDLRANFYCELCDKQYQKHQEFDNHINSYDHAHKQRLKDLKQREFARNVSSRSRKDEKKQEKALRRLHELAEQRKQAECALGSGPMFRPTTVAVDEEGDDDKDESAAGSGMGASAASGLSTEFTTDKGGPFISVQPSGTTGLGQAPILAPQAISFGIKNNLGTPLQKLGVSFSFAKKTPVKLESIASVFKDHAEEGSSEDSTKADEKGSDPGALQKAGDSDGSSNPEGKKEDEDAHEKDGGSLASTLSKLKKMRREDGAGAAEPEYYHYIPPAHCKVKPNFPFLLFMRASEQMEADHSTHPKSTPESKKNCSPKLKSCSKPALSQGAEKVVIENPMQQKETNVTESAELRGKAEAKEGQIDAGEQSGDSQQLVENQILVSSPFKEAAQTTPARKEGPEGPKHPTGPFFPVLSKDESTALQWPSELLIFTKTTPSISYSCNPLYFDFKLSRNKDARAKGIEKPKDPGGPSKEHFQCSDPGDVNKNKEGGNTGHSSGEKMDAVPSGSACSSLHRQDPGESCGEDVEDKGKSLLSRKERAAKSHRQKKKKKHKKSSKHKRKHKDDPEDKGSKTESGEKSKKRKKRKRKKNKSSAPADSERGPKPEPPGSGSPAPPRRRRRTQEDSQRRALPADEGNSSKKEEGGGGSSNAQDHGGKKHRADPPPSACQRRAGAKRRSSQPSSGDEESDAASSRRQHQKSPSQDSEDDEDDSVSERSGSCSRSGRRHSSRRSSRRSYSSSSDASTDQSCYSRQRSYSDDSYSDYSDRSRRHSKRSHDSEDDSDYASSKHRSKRHKYSSSEDDYSLSCSQSRSRSRSRTRERSRSRSRGRSRSRSSSCSRSRSKRRSRSATARSWQRSRSYSRDRSRSTRSPSQRSDSRKGSRGHESPEERRSGRRDFIRSKIYRSQSPHYYRSGRSEGPGKKDGRGEDSKGSEPPSQNSTGPARVSDGDCSPEDKNSVTAKLLLEKIQSRKVERKPSLSEEVLVIPNKVGLKLKDPPQGYFGPKLPPSLGNKSVLPLIGKLPATRKPNTKKCEESGLERGDEQEQSETEEGPLGIIEAPFGHQCPSEDAARPVSDPLPEEPKPEEGAAERSTASLMTTPALPNCYPGDSAIPHNYLPEPNDGDALEHLDGASQSMPSESSALPLVPDMEHFSSYAPPSGEPSVESPDGADDASLAPLESQPITFTPEEMEKYSKLQQAAQQHIQQQLLAKQVKAFPASAALAPATPALQPIHIQQPATASATSITTVQHAILQHHAAAAAAAIGIHPHPHPQPLAQVHHIPQPHLTPISLSHLTHSIIPGHPATFLASHPIHIIPASAIHPGPFTFHPVPHAALYPTLLAPRPAAAAATALHLHPLLHPIFSGQDLQHPPSHGT